A window of Photobacterium sp. GJ3 contains these coding sequences:
- the cysG gene encoding siroheme synthase CysG, with product MDYLPIFADLKRRPCLVVGGGEVAWRKTRMLLKAGADVRVIAPELNADFQQAVHHGQVTHLAAEFYPEHLDGIFLAIAATDRKAVNALVYQSANQRQVLVNVVDDTQRCSFIVPSIVDRSPIIVAISSSGKAPVLARLVREKLEALLPQHLGKMATLAGNFRDRLKNTVKTLSARRLFWEQAFDGRFAELVAAGQDQEAEQELVRQSQQVSLQGQVALIGAGPGDAGLLTLRALQLMQQADVVLYDYLVSDDIMDLVRRDAELVCVGKRAGFHSVPQEETNRLLVEHASQGKRVVRLKGGDPFMFGRGGEELEVLFDAGIPFQVVPGITAAAGATAYAGIPLTHRDYAQSAMFITGHTKPDSDTLDWSTLARGKQTLVIYMGLMKSSHIQQQLIEHGRAADTPVAIIERGTQASQKIYKGQLSELAQLAEHAESPSLIVVGEVVNLAQKLHWFGKQEQQGQPHPAVVSLA from the coding sequence ATGGACTACCTACCAATTTTTGCCGATTTGAAGCGTCGCCCCTGCCTGGTTGTCGGCGGCGGTGAAGTCGCCTGGCGTAAAACCCGGATGCTGCTGAAAGCCGGAGCGGATGTCCGAGTGATTGCTCCTGAGCTGAATGCAGATTTTCAACAGGCAGTGCATCACGGACAGGTGACGCATCTGGCGGCAGAATTTTACCCAGAGCATCTCGATGGCATTTTTCTGGCCATCGCTGCAACCGATCGCAAAGCCGTGAACGCACTGGTGTATCAGTCGGCCAACCAGCGTCAGGTGCTGGTGAATGTGGTCGATGACACGCAGCGTTGCAGCTTTATTGTGCCGTCGATTGTGGATCGCTCTCCAATCATTGTCGCTATCTCTTCTTCTGGCAAAGCCCCGGTGCTGGCACGTCTGGTGCGGGAAAAACTCGAAGCCTTGCTGCCGCAGCATCTGGGCAAAATGGCCACGCTGGCCGGAAATTTCCGGGATCGGCTGAAAAATACCGTGAAGACCTTGTCGGCGCGTCGACTGTTCTGGGAACAGGCGTTTGATGGTCGTTTCGCTGAGCTGGTGGCGGCCGGTCAAGATCAGGAAGCCGAGCAGGAGTTGGTCCGTCAGTCCCAGCAAGTTTCACTGCAAGGACAGGTTGCGCTGATTGGTGCCGGACCTGGCGATGCGGGCTTGCTGACTTTGCGCGCGTTGCAGCTGATGCAGCAGGCTGATGTGGTGCTGTACGACTATCTGGTCTCAGACGACATTATGGATCTGGTCCGCCGCGATGCCGAACTGGTTTGCGTGGGGAAACGTGCCGGATTCCACAGTGTGCCACAGGAAGAAACCAATCGTCTGCTGGTTGAACATGCCAGCCAGGGCAAACGTGTGGTTCGTCTTAAAGGGGGCGATCCCTTCATGTTTGGCCGGGGAGGCGAAGAACTGGAAGTGCTGTTTGATGCCGGTATTCCATTTCAGGTGGTCCCGGGCATTACCGCTGCGGCGGGTGCAACGGCTTATGCCGGGATTCCGCTGACGCACCGGGATTATGCGCAGAGCGCGATGTTTATCACTGGCCACACCAAACCCGACAGCGACACACTGGACTGGTCAACACTGGCGCGAGGCAAGCAGACGCTGGTGATTTACATGGGCTTGATGAAGTCGAGCCATATCCAGCAACAGCTGATCGAACATGGCCGGGCAGCAGATACGCCTGTTGCTATTATTGAGAGAGGCACGCAGGCATCACAAAAAATTTACAAAGGTCAGTTAAGTGAACTGGCACAGCTTGCAGAGCACGCAGAATCCCCGTCACTCATTGTTGTGGGTGAAGTGGTGAATCTTGCGCAGAAATTACATTGGTTCGGAAAGCAGGAACAACAAGGGCAACCACACCCCGCTGTCGTGAGCCTGGCTTAA
- the cysN gene encoding sulfate adenylyltransferase subunit CysN, with the protein MNSAIQQQVAELGIEAYLDQHQNKSLLRFLTCGSVDDGKSTLIGRLLHDSQQIYEDQLAAIHADSQKVGTTGSKPDLALLVDGLQAEREQGITIDVAYRYFSTQKRKFIIADTPGHEQYTRNMATGASTCDVAVILIDARKGVLDQTRRHSYIASLLGIRQFVVAVNKMDLVGFEQSRFEQIRDDYLTFAEKLNSDINIQLVPLSALEGDNVVTASEQTPWYTGEPLLTLLENVEVNKKTDGELRFPVQYVNRPNLDFRGFAGTLASGTVKVGDAVKALPSGKTSTVARIVTFDGDLEEAHSGQAITLTLADEIDISRGDTLVHAQDNVPLSNQLLADIVWMAEAPLQPGRQYDVKVAGKKTVGSVSAIRHQVDINNLDTFETEVLPLNGIGLCEVSLNEAIAIDAYQNCADTGGFILIDRLTNVTVGAGMVREALAESASSQQTYSAFEVELNALIRKHFPHWDAKDLSKLLG; encoded by the coding sequence ATGAACAGCGCAATTCAACAACAAGTAGCTGAGCTGGGCATTGAAGCCTATCTGGATCAGCACCAGAACAAGTCCCTGCTTCGTTTCCTGACCTGTGGTTCGGTCGATGACGGTAAAAGTACGCTGATCGGCCGCCTGCTGCATGATTCTCAGCAAATTTATGAAGATCAGCTGGCTGCGATTCACGCCGACAGTCAGAAAGTCGGCACCACAGGCAGCAAACCGGATCTGGCGCTGCTGGTGGATGGTCTGCAGGCTGAGCGTGAGCAGGGGATCACCATTGATGTCGCATACCGCTATTTCTCGACCCAGAAACGCAAGTTCATCATTGCAGATACACCGGGACATGAGCAGTACACCCGTAATATGGCAACAGGGGCTTCGACCTGTGATGTCGCCGTCATTCTGATTGATGCTCGTAAAGGGGTGCTGGATCAGACACGTCGTCATTCTTATATCGCCAGCCTGCTGGGCATTCGCCAGTTTGTTGTGGCGGTGAACAAGATGGATCTGGTGGGCTTTGAGCAATCACGCTTCGAGCAAATCCGTGATGATTATCTGACGTTTGCAGAAAAACTGAATTCAGACATCAACATTCAGCTGGTGCCGTTGTCGGCGCTGGAAGGCGATAACGTGGTAACCGCCAGTGAGCAAACGCCCTGGTACACGGGTGAGCCGCTGCTGACACTGCTGGAAAATGTTGAAGTGAATAAGAAGACCGACGGCGAGCTGCGATTCCCGGTTCAGTATGTGAACCGTCCGAATCTCGACTTCCGTGGTTTTGCGGGAACGCTGGCATCTGGCACTGTGAAGGTGGGGGATGCGGTGAAAGCGTTGCCATCCGGTAAAACTTCCACGGTTGCCCGGATTGTGACCTTTGACGGAGATCTGGAGGAAGCGCATTCAGGTCAGGCGATTACGCTGACACTGGCGGATGAAATTGATATCAGTCGTGGCGACACCCTGGTGCATGCACAGGACAACGTGCCCCTGAGCAATCAGCTGCTGGCTGATATTGTGTGGATGGCAGAAGCACCGCTGCAACCGGGCCGTCAGTATGATGTGAAAGTGGCAGGCAAGAAAACGGTGGGTTCTGTGAGCGCTATCCGTCATCAGGTGGATATCAATAATCTCGACACCTTTGAAACCGAAGTGTTGCCGCTGAACGGGATCGGGTTATGTGAAGTCTCTCTGAATGAGGCCATTGCCATCGATGCCTATCAGAATTGCGCTGATACCGGTGGTTTCATTCTGATTGATCGCCTCACCAATGTAACTGTGGGTGCCGGCATGGTTCGTGAAGCGCTGGCTGAATCTGCCTCGTCTCAACAGACCTACAGTGCATTTGAAGTCGAACTGAATGCTCTGATCCGGAAGCATTTCCCGCACTGGGATGCGAAAGATCTCAGCAAGTTGCTGGGGTAA
- a CDS encoding GNAT family N-acetyltransferase gives MMQWQCLGFDELTTQQLYDVLKLRVDVFVVEQHCPYPEIDGHDTAEGVHHLMAYEDGVLMAYLRLLPAGLTYDAVSIGRVMTSEAARGRGLGHELMQQGLYFAEQLWPGQAIEIGAQSHLQGYYGRFGFTPFSEEYLEDGIPHIDMRLTKNQSAA, from the coding sequence ATGATGCAGTGGCAGTGCCTTGGTTTTGATGAACTGACAACGCAGCAACTTTATGATGTGCTCAAACTACGGGTGGATGTTTTTGTGGTTGAACAACACTGTCCTTACCCCGAAATCGACGGACATGACACAGCCGAAGGTGTGCATCATCTGATGGCGTATGAGGACGGTGTGCTGATGGCTTACCTCCGCCTGCTCCCAGCAGGGCTGACTTATGATGCGGTCAGTATCGGGCGGGTCATGACATCAGAAGCAGCCCGAGGCCGTGGACTGGGCCATGAACTGATGCAGCAGGGACTGTACTTTGCGGAACAACTCTGGCCGGGACAGGCCATTGAAATTGGTGCCCAGTCACACTTGCAGGGATACTATGGCCGGTTTGGCTTCACACCTTTTTCTGAGGAATATCTGGAAGACGGCATCCCGCATATTGATATGCGGCTGACCAAAAACCAGTCCGCCGCTTAA
- a CDS encoding FKBP-type peptidyl-prolyl cis-trans isomerase, translated as MSDVKLDTVETQASYGIGLQMGQQLAQSGLEGLNVAAIAKGIATSLTGDMPEIPVDDINNALRELHTRAESARQEQAKAAAADGEAFLKDNALRSEVTVTDSGLQYEVLVEGNGEIPTSDKQVRVHYHGELTDGTVFDSSVTRGQPAEFPVTGVIAGWVEALQMMPVGSKWKLYIPHNLAYGERGAGAAIPPFAALVFEVELLDIL; from the coding sequence ATGTCTGACGTTAAACTAGATACAGTTGAAACCCAAGCGAGCTACGGTATCGGTCTGCAAATGGGCCAGCAACTGGCTCAAAGCGGCCTGGAAGGCCTGAACGTTGCAGCCATCGCAAAAGGCATCGCGACTTCACTGACTGGCGACATGCCAGAAATCCCAGTTGACGACATCAACAACGCACTGCGTGAACTGCACACACGTGCAGAATCTGCGCGTCAGGAGCAAGCAAAAGCTGCTGCTGCTGATGGTGAAGCCTTCCTCAAAGATAACGCACTGCGCTCTGAAGTAACAGTGACCGATTCCGGCCTTCAGTACGAAGTACTGGTTGAAGGCAACGGTGAAATCCCAACGTCTGACAAGCAAGTTCGCGTGCACTACCACGGTGAGCTGACCGACGGTACTGTGTTCGACAGCTCAGTAACCCGTGGCCAGCCAGCTGAATTCCCAGTGACCGGCGTGATCGCAGGTTGGGTTGAAGCCCTGCAAATGATGCCTGTTGGCTCAAAGTGGAAACTGTACATCCCGCACAACCTGGCTTATGGCGAGCGTGGTGCAGGTGCAGCGATTCCTCCTTTTGCTGCGCTGGTCTTCGAAGTCGAACTGCTGGACATCCTGTAA
- a CDS encoding phosphoadenylyl-sulfate reductase, translating into MPKYALADLLSASKVEQILRLAEINAELEQMTAQQRVRWALEYLDGNFALASSFGIQSAVMLHLVTQESPNIPVILTDTGYLFPETYQFVDFLTERLSLNLKVYRAELSPAWQEARYGQLWTQGVDGIKQYNKMNKVEPMRRALEDLQVNTWFSGLRRAQSSTRATLPVLAIQNGKFKFLPLIDWSEQDIDTYLLEHDLPYHPLREQGYRSMGDVHTTTKWVPGMAEEETRFFGLKRECGLHEDDVESDGSGI; encoded by the coding sequence ATGCCTAAATATGCGTTGGCGGATTTGCTGAGTGCAAGCAAGGTTGAGCAGATCCTCCGGCTGGCGGAAATTAACGCTGAGCTGGAGCAGATGACAGCCCAACAGCGTGTTCGCTGGGCGCTGGAATATCTGGACGGCAATTTTGCACTGGCTTCGAGCTTTGGGATCCAGTCTGCCGTGATGCTGCATCTGGTGACACAGGAATCACCGAATATTCCGGTGATCCTGACCGATACCGGTTATCTGTTTCCGGAAACTTATCAGTTTGTAGATTTTCTGACGGAGCGTTTGTCTCTGAATCTGAAAGTGTACCGGGCTGAGCTGAGTCCGGCCTGGCAGGAAGCGCGGTATGGTCAGCTGTGGACGCAGGGTGTTGATGGCATTAAGCAATACAACAAAATGAACAAAGTTGAACCTATGCGCCGTGCGCTGGAAGACTTACAGGTCAACACCTGGTTTTCCGGCCTGCGACGCGCACAGTCTTCAACCCGGGCGACCTTACCGGTTCTGGCGATTCAGAATGGGAAATTCAAGTTCCTGCCGCTGATCGACTGGAGTGAGCAGGACATTGATACCTACCTGCTTGAGCATGACTTGCCTTACCATCCACTGCGCGAGCAGGGTTACCGTTCCATGGGTGATGTGCATACCACCACCAAGTGGGTGCCCGGTATGGCAGAAGAGGAAACCCGCTTCTTTGGCCTGAAGCGTGAATGCGGATTGCATGAAGATGACGTAGAAAGTGATGGCTCGGGCATCTGA
- a CDS encoding Crp/Fnr family transcriptional regulator has product MNAPLSQFLALHAASPEAIAQAESVAETLELPTRHILLNQGELATQAFFLIDGLCHACYLTAEGHAISKDFFWEQELLIGFESLLTEEGSPYLLETLSACRVLTLPIDLILNWRETCPDLYMALAERQLLFREQKEQFMRLYSPARRYALFTESIGDFTAHISNAQLASYLGLSATQLDSLKRHLHTPPEASAP; this is encoded by the coding sequence ATGAACGCACCGCTCTCACAATTTCTGGCACTGCACGCCGCCTCCCCGGAAGCAATCGCCCAGGCTGAATCTGTCGCCGAGACACTCGAGCTCCCCACCCGTCACATTCTCCTGAATCAGGGGGAACTGGCAACTCAGGCGTTTTTCCTGATCGATGGGTTATGTCATGCCTGCTACCTTACAGCCGAAGGTCATGCCATCAGCAAAGATTTCTTCTGGGAGCAGGAGCTGCTCATCGGCTTTGAAAGCCTGCTGACAGAAGAAGGCTCGCCTTATCTGCTGGAAACGTTGTCTGCCTGCCGAGTGCTGACTTTACCGATCGATCTCATTCTGAACTGGCGGGAAACGTGTCCGGATTTATATATGGCGCTGGCAGAAAGGCAACTGCTGTTTCGCGAACAAAAAGAACAGTTCATGCGGCTGTACAGCCCGGCCAGACGATATGCCCTGTTTACAGAAAGCATTGGCGATTTTACTGCGCACATCAGCAACGCCCAGTTGGCCTCCTATCTCGGATTGTCAGCCACTCAGCTCGACAGCCTGAAACGTCACCTGCATACGCCCCCGGAGGCGTCGGCACCATAA
- the cysD gene encoding sulfate adenylyltransferase subunit CysD, with the protein MDPKRLTHLKQLEAESIHIIREVAAEFDNPVMMYSIGKDSSVMLHLARKAFYPGKIPFPLLHVDTDWKFREMIEFRDATAKKYGFDLLVHKNPEGLAMGINPFDHGSSKHTDIMKTQGLKQALNQYGFDAAFGGARRDEEKSRAKERVYSFRDKNHTWDPKNQRPELWKTYNGQINKGESIRVFPLSNWTELDIWQYIYLEGIDIVPLYLSEVRPVVDRDGMLIMVDDDRMKLRPGEEIQQKSVRFRTLGCYPLTGAIESEARTLPEIIEEMLVATSSERQGRAIDHDQSGSMELKKRQGYF; encoded by the coding sequence ATGGATCCGAAACGCCTTACCCACCTTAAGCAGCTCGAAGCGGAGAGTATTCACATTATCCGTGAAGTCGCTGCTGAGTTTGATAATCCAGTCATGATGTACTCCATCGGGAAAGACTCATCGGTGATGTTGCATCTGGCACGCAAAGCATTTTATCCGGGCAAAATCCCGTTTCCGCTGCTGCATGTCGATACCGACTGGAAGTTCCGCGAAATGATCGAGTTCCGCGATGCCACCGCAAAAAAATACGGTTTCGATTTGCTGGTGCATAAAAATCCGGAAGGCCTGGCGATGGGGATCAATCCGTTTGATCACGGTTCGTCCAAGCATACCGACATTATGAAAACCCAGGGCCTGAAGCAGGCACTGAATCAATATGGTTTTGATGCGGCCTTTGGTGGCGCACGCCGCGACGAAGAAAAATCACGTGCGAAAGAGCGTGTCTATTCTTTCCGCGACAAAAACCATACCTGGGATCCAAAGAACCAGCGTCCTGAACTGTGGAAAACCTACAACGGCCAGATCAACAAGGGCGAAAGCATTCGCGTCTTCCCGCTGTCGAACTGGACTGAACTGGACATCTGGCAATACATCTACCTGGAAGGCATCGATATCGTGCCGCTGTACCTGTCGGAAGTTCGTCCTGTTGTCGATCGTGACGGCATGCTGATCATGGTGGATGACGATCGGATGAAACTGCGTCCGGGCGAAGAAATCCAGCAAAAGAGCGTGCGTTTCCGGACGCTGGGCTGTTATCCGCTGACCGGTGCCATTGAATCTGAAGCCAGAACGTTACCGGAAATTATTGAGGAAATGCTGGTGGCGACGTCCAGTGAACGTCAAGGCAGGGCGATCGACCACGATCAGTCCGGGTCAATGGAATTGAAGAAACGTCAGGGTTATTTCTAA
- a CDS encoding DUF2780 domain-containing protein produces the protein MTRALLQRMWLFVIPLAACLTLSTAAHAFSLSDLFGGGDDKMEALADNPLASMLTDQLGVSTEQAAGGAGALLSMAASQLSGDQASELTKLIPGSENLMDAIPAGLGGMLNNMDALGPVFTALGLDASMISQFIPIITQFLGTQGASAGLIDTLTKIWTPTAG, from the coding sequence ATGACCCGAGCTTTACTTCAACGCATGTGGCTGTTTGTCATCCCGCTTGCTGCCTGCCTGACCCTGAGCACCGCTGCCCATGCCTTCAGCCTGTCCGACCTTTTCGGCGGCGGTGACGACAAAATGGAAGCCCTGGCTGATAACCCACTGGCCAGCATGCTGACCGATCAACTCGGCGTCAGCACCGAACAAGCTGCTGGCGGTGCTGGTGCGCTGTTATCCATGGCCGCCAGTCAGCTCAGTGGCGATCAGGCCTCTGAACTGACCAAACTCATCCCGGGTTCTGAAAACCTGATGGATGCAATTCCTGCCGGCCTGGGTGGCATGCTGAACAACATGGATGCGCTGGGCCCTGTGTTCACTGCACTTGGATTAGACGCCAGTATGATCAGTCAGTTCATCCCAATCATCACACAATTTTTAGGCACTCAGGGCGCCAGCGCCGGGCTCATCGATACCCTGACCAAAATCTGGACGCCAACAGCAGGCTGA
- a CDS encoding LysM-like peptidoglycan-binding domain-containing protein, whose protein sequence is MGQAKRRNRKKTAPALPNISLAEWKARISAMPWRDVCKSQWQAVSTKVTPYWQLLPGFHRKALMVLVPVVIVLLFLPAPEPELKVPGGEPVRQEVSLNLSETPREAEQPQRQRAPITSTIHPLNAEQQPDARPKPEVKPATVTSQSQSGANWRSYEVKQGETLATIFRSKSLPLTDLYAIAAIEGKDKPLSQIKSGQLLRYKQLANGDLDVLQIESRSGDPVMFFRRSDGSFARGK, encoded by the coding sequence ATGGGACAGGCAAAACGCCGTAACAGGAAAAAAACAGCACCGGCACTGCCGAACATTTCGCTGGCGGAATGGAAAGCCCGTATCAGCGCAATGCCATGGCGGGATGTCTGCAAGAGCCAATGGCAGGCTGTCAGCACAAAAGTGACACCATACTGGCAGCTTCTGCCCGGTTTCCACCGTAAAGCATTAATGGTGCTGGTGCCTGTCGTCATCGTGCTCCTGTTTTTACCTGCGCCCGAGCCGGAACTCAAAGTCCCCGGCGGCGAGCCTGTCCGTCAGGAAGTCAGCCTGAACTTATCTGAAACGCCACGGGAAGCGGAACAACCGCAGCGTCAGCGTGCGCCAATCACTTCAACGATTCATCCGCTCAATGCAGAGCAGCAGCCCGATGCCCGTCCGAAACCGGAAGTGAAACCAGCGACGGTAACCAGTCAGTCGCAGTCTGGTGCAAACTGGCGGAGCTATGAAGTGAAGCAGGGAGAAACGCTGGCGACGATCTTCCGTTCCAAATCACTGCCACTGACGGATTTGTACGCCATTGCTGCGATTGAAGGGAAAGATAAACCTCTGAGTCAGATCAAATCAGGCCAGTTGCTGCGGTACAAGCAACTGGCCAACGGCGATCTCGATGTATTGCAGATTGAGAGCCGCAGCGGGGATCCGGTGATGTTCTTCCGCCGATCAGACGGCAGTTTTGCCCGCGGTAAATAG
- a CDS encoding bifunctional 2',3'-cyclic-nucleotide 2'-phosphodiesterase/3'-nucleotidase — protein MPLSVKPLSVAVLGALLTTAGPALADTIKLRILETTDIHANVMDYDYYKDKATEKTGLVRTATLVEQARQEVVNSVLVDNGDLIQGSPMGDYMAAKGLKAGDVHPVYKAMNPLNYDVGNLGNHEFNYGLSFLNSALEGANFPYINANVYDLKTGQNLFTPYLIKTYRLQDTDGQAHNIKIGYIGFVPPQIMIWDKKNLEGKVEARDIKKTAEYFVPKMKAEGADVIVAIPHSGVSADPYQAMAENSVYYLTEVDGIDAIAFGHSHAVFPSKTFSALPNTDLDKGTINGVPSVMPGRWGDHLGVIDLVLSQQDGKWVVTQGQTEARPIFEGGKSLVEADPKLVAAVAADHKGTQTFVNQPIGKASDVMYSYLALVQDDPTVQIVNLAQKDYVERFIQGDPDLDGLPVLSAAAPFKAGGRANDPGNYTEVEAGQLTFRNAADLYLYPNTLVALKVTGKEVKEWLECAAGQFNQIDLTSSAPQSLINWEDFRTYNFDVIDGVRYQIDVSQPARYDGDCKLVNPNAERIRQLTYQDQPLDPAQTFLIATNNYRAYSAKFAGTGEQYVAFSAPDENRSVVANYISRVSKDKGQVTPSADNNWYFAPLKSATPLDIRFETSPSNTAAEFIKAKGQYPMKQVATNPEGFAVYRIDLQG, from the coding sequence ATGCCCTTATCTGTTAAACCACTTTCTGTCGCCGTACTGGGTGCCCTGCTGACCACGGCAGGCCCGGCACTGGCCGATACAATCAAGCTGCGTATTCTGGAAACCACGGATATCCATGCCAATGTCATGGACTATGACTATTACAAAGACAAAGCCACTGAAAAAACCGGGCTGGTCCGAACGGCTACGCTGGTTGAACAAGCCCGGCAGGAAGTGGTGAACAGTGTTCTGGTTGATAATGGCGATCTGATCCAGGGCAGCCCCATGGGCGACTATATGGCGGCAAAAGGTCTGAAAGCCGGTGACGTTCACCCGGTTTATAAAGCCATGAACCCGCTGAACTATGACGTGGGCAACCTCGGCAATCATGAATTCAACTATGGCCTGTCGTTCCTGAACTCGGCTCTGGAAGGCGCGAATTTCCCGTATATCAATGCCAATGTGTATGACCTGAAAACCGGACAGAATCTGTTCACGCCTTATCTGATCAAAACCTACCGCCTGCAGGACACCGACGGCCAGGCCCACAACATCAAAATCGGCTACATTGGTTTCGTACCGCCGCAAATCATGATCTGGGATAAAAAGAATCTGGAAGGTAAAGTCGAAGCCAGAGATATCAAAAAGACGGCTGAATACTTCGTGCCGAAGATGAAAGCCGAAGGTGCCGATGTGATTGTCGCGATTCCGCACTCCGGCGTTTCGGCCGATCCTTATCAGGCGATGGCGGAAAACTCAGTCTATTACCTCACGGAAGTTGACGGCATTGACGCCATTGCCTTCGGTCACTCTCATGCGGTGTTCCCGAGCAAAACGTTCTCGGCACTGCCGAATACCGATCTCGACAAAGGCACCATCAATGGTGTGCCGTCGGTCATGCCCGGCCGCTGGGGCGATCATCTGGGGGTCATTGATCTGGTGTTGTCACAGCAAGACGGTAAGTGGGTCGTGACCCAGGGCCAGACCGAAGCACGTCCGATCTTCGAAGGTGGAAAATCTTTGGTTGAAGCAGATCCCAAGCTGGTTGCAGCGGTGGCCGCAGATCACAAAGGCACTCAAACCTTTGTGAACCAGCCCATCGGTAAAGCCAGCGATGTGATGTACAGCTATCTGGCGCTGGTGCAGGATGATCCGACCGTGCAAATTGTCAATCTGGCCCAGAAAGATTATGTCGAGCGCTTCATTCAAGGGGATCCGGATCTGGACGGTCTGCCTGTCCTGTCGGCTGCCGCGCCTTTCAAAGCTGGCGGGCGGGCCAACGATCCGGGCAACTACACAGAAGTGGAAGCCGGTCAGCTGACGTTCCGGAATGCCGCCGATTTATATCTGTATCCAAATACACTGGTCGCCCTGAAAGTGACAGGGAAAGAGGTGAAAGAATGGCTGGAATGTGCTGCCGGACAGTTCAATCAGATCGATCTGACCTCGAGCGCGCCGCAGTCACTCATTAACTGGGAAGACTTCCGCACATACAATTTTGATGTGATTGATGGGGTCCGGTATCAGATCGATGTGTCTCAGCCAGCGCGTTACGACGGGGACTGCAAGCTGGTGAACCCGAATGCAGAACGTATCAGGCAACTGACTTATCAGGACCAGCCGCTGGATCCGGCGCAGACATTCCTGATAGCGACCAACAACTACCGCGCATATAGCGCCAAGTTTGCCGGAACCGGAGAACAATACGTCGCGTTCTCTGCGCCGGATGAAAACCGAAGCGTCGTGGCAAACTACATCAGCCGGGTGAGCAAAGACAAAGGCCAGGTGACGCCAAGTGCAGATAACAACTGGTATTTTGCTCCGCTGAAAAGTGCAACACCACTTGATATCCGCTTTGAAACGTCACCGAGCAACACCGCAGCGGAATTCATCAAAGCCAAAGGTCAGTACCCGATGAAGCAGGTAGCGACGAATCCTGAAGGCTTTGCCGTCTACCGAATTGATCTGCAAGGCTGA